One genomic segment of Nocardioides cavernaquae includes these proteins:
- a CDS encoding phosphoribosyl-ATP diphosphatase — protein sequence MKTFEELWAELNEKARTRPEGSGTVAQLDAGVHAIGKKLIEEAAESWMAAEFEGKDAAALEISQLLYHAQVLMIATGLTLDDVYTHL from the coding sequence GTGAAGACGTTCGAGGAGCTGTGGGCCGAGCTCAATGAGAAGGCCCGCACCCGACCCGAGGGATCCGGCACCGTGGCGCAGCTGGACGCCGGGGTCCATGCGATCGGCAAGAAGCTGATCGAGGAGGCCGCCGAGTCCTGGATGGCCGCCGAGTTCGAGGGCAAGGATGCGGCGGCGCTGGAGATCAGCCAGCTGCTGTACCACGCCCAGGTGCTCATGATCGCGACCGGTCTGACCCTCGACGACGTCTACACCCACCTCTGA